In the genome of Gadus morhua chromosome 14, gadMor3.0, whole genome shotgun sequence, one region contains:
- the hnf4b gene encoding hepatic nuclear factor 4, beta isoform X2 — protein MLNLDCSEYSAAFTQSLAMVGFDNTRELPVHVNITEATEGAASADSSAILCSICADRATGKHYGASSCDGCKGFFRRSIRKNQSYTCRFSRQCIVDKDKRNQCRSCRLRKCFRAGMRKEGERTITLTKAVQNERDRISSHRAEGQVAVGTLSINVLLQAEACVHQFLTLLSPESYDISTKKIACVGDVFDSMKQQLLLLVEWAKRIPEFCCLPIDDRVALLRAHSAEHLILGVARRSLPYNDLILLVQGAEMEVSRVAFRIHKELVKPLRELDITDKEFTCLRTIVFFAPDCLGLGCPQTVRHLRFQAHVLLEEVTSGQRGRFGELLLTLPALQSVAWQMVEDLHLARLLGEASVDSLLLEMLLGERATAQQGSSLGSFPSMPMPSDSNLTPDHLYGHRSLPSHLTSVILPRPSYLQEASLLPTQTGTEEYRHGTLASQDMSPVIPAFR, from the exons ATGCTAAACCTGGACTGCAGTGAGTATAGCGCTGCCTTCACCCAGTCCTTGGCCATGGTGGGATTTGACAACACAAGGGAATTACCTGTGCATGTAAATATAACAG AGGCAACAGAGGGGGCAGCATCTGCTGATAGCAGTGCCATCCTGTGCTCCATATGTGCAGACCGGGCCACCGGCAAACACTATGGCGCGTCCAGCTGTGACGGCTGCAAGGGTTTCTTCAGGAGGAGTATCCGCAAAAATCAGAGCTACACTTGCAG GTTTAGCAGGCAATGCATTGTGGACAAAGACAAAAGAAACCAATGCCGCTCCTGCAGGTTGCGCAAATGTTTCAGAGCTGGGATGAGAAAGGAAGGTGAGAGAACCATAACCCTTACAAAAG CCGTGCAGAATGAACGCGACCGCATCAGTAGCCATAGAGCCGAGGGTCAGGTAGCAGTGGGCACTCTGTCCATCAATGTTCTGCTTCAGGCAGAGGCCTGTGTGCATCAG TTCCTAACCCTGCTCTCGCCAGAGAGTTATGACATCAGCACCAAGAAGATAGCCTGCGTCGGTGACGTGTTTGACTCCATGAAGCAGCAACTCCTTCTGCTGGTGGAATGGGCAAAGCGCATCCCTGAATTTTGCTGTCTGCCAATAGATGACAGG gtaGCCCTGTTACGAGCCCACTCTGCAGAACATCTTATCCTCGGAGTGGCAAGGCGCTCCTTACCTTACAATGACCTCATTCTTTTGG TACAAGGTGCTGAGATGGAGGTGTCCAGAGTGGCTTTCCGTATTCACAAGGAGCTGGTTAAACCTCTGAGAGAGCTCGACATCACTGACAAAGAATTTACCTGCCTCAGGACCATTGTCTTCTTCGCTCCAG ACTGCCTGGGTTTGGGGTGCCCTCAGACAGTCCGCCATCTGCGTTTCCAGGCACACGTGTTGCTGGAGGAGGTGACTAGCGGGCAGAGGGGGCGCTTTGGGGAGCTTCTGCTGACATTGCCTGCACTGCAGAGTGTAGCCTGGCAGATGGTGGAGGACCTCCACCTGGCCAGACTTCTTGGGGAGGCCAGTGTGGACAGTCTGCTGCTGGAGATGCTTCTGGGGGAGAGAGCCACAGCCCAGCAGGGATCCAGCCTGG GGTCTTTCCCATCTATGCCAATGCCTTCTGACAGCAACTTGACCCCAGACCACTTGTATGGACACAGATCTTTGCCGAGCCACTTAACCTCAGTCATACTTCCAAGACCCTCAT ATCTCCAAGAGGCCTC
- the hnf4b gene encoding hepatic nuclear factor 4, beta isoform X1, with translation MLNLDCSEYSAAFTQSLAMVGFDNTRELPVHVNITEATEGAASADSSAILCSICADRATGKHYGASSCDGCKGFFRRSIRKNQSYTCRFSRQCIVDKDKRNQCRSCRLRKCFRAGMRKEGERTITLTKAVQNERDRISSHRAEGQVAVGTLSINVLLQAEACVHQFLTLLSPESYDISTKKIACVGDVFDSMKQQLLLLVEWAKRIPEFCCLPIDDRVALLRAHSAEHLILGVARRSLPYNDLILLGNDFVIPVQGAEMEVSRVAFRIHKELVKPLRELDITDKEFTCLRTIVFFAPDCLGLGCPQTVRHLRFQAHVLLEEVTSGQRGRFGELLLTLPALQSVAWQMVEDLHLARLLGEASVDSLLLEMLLGERATAQQGSSLGSFPSMPMPSDSNLTPDHLYGHRSLPSHLTSVILPRPSYLQEASLLPTQTGTEEYRHGTLASQDMSPVIPAFR, from the exons ATGCTAAACCTGGACTGCAGTGAGTATAGCGCTGCCTTCACCCAGTCCTTGGCCATGGTGGGATTTGACAACACAAGGGAATTACCTGTGCATGTAAATATAACAG AGGCAACAGAGGGGGCAGCATCTGCTGATAGCAGTGCCATCCTGTGCTCCATATGTGCAGACCGGGCCACCGGCAAACACTATGGCGCGTCCAGCTGTGACGGCTGCAAGGGTTTCTTCAGGAGGAGTATCCGCAAAAATCAGAGCTACACTTGCAG GTTTAGCAGGCAATGCATTGTGGACAAAGACAAAAGAAACCAATGCCGCTCCTGCAGGTTGCGCAAATGTTTCAGAGCTGGGATGAGAAAGGAAGGTGAGAGAACCATAACCCTTACAAAAG CCGTGCAGAATGAACGCGACCGCATCAGTAGCCATAGAGCCGAGGGTCAGGTAGCAGTGGGCACTCTGTCCATCAATGTTCTGCTTCAGGCAGAGGCCTGTGTGCATCAG TTCCTAACCCTGCTCTCGCCAGAGAGTTATGACATCAGCACCAAGAAGATAGCCTGCGTCGGTGACGTGTTTGACTCCATGAAGCAGCAACTCCTTCTGCTGGTGGAATGGGCAAAGCGCATCCCTGAATTTTGCTGTCTGCCAATAGATGACAGG gtaGCCCTGTTACGAGCCCACTCTGCAGAACATCTTATCCTCGGAGTGGCAAGGCGCTCCTTACCTTACAATGACCTCATTCTTTTGG GAAATGACTTTGTTATTCCAGTACAAGGTGCTGAGATGGAGGTGTCCAGAGTGGCTTTCCGTATTCACAAGGAGCTGGTTAAACCTCTGAGAGAGCTCGACATCACTGACAAAGAATTTACCTGCCTCAGGACCATTGTCTTCTTCGCTCCAG ACTGCCTGGGTTTGGGGTGCCCTCAGACAGTCCGCCATCTGCGTTTCCAGGCACACGTGTTGCTGGAGGAGGTGACTAGCGGGCAGAGGGGGCGCTTTGGGGAGCTTCTGCTGACATTGCCTGCACTGCAGAGTGTAGCCTGGCAGATGGTGGAGGACCTCCACCTGGCCAGACTTCTTGGGGAGGCCAGTGTGGACAGTCTGCTGCTGGAGATGCTTCTGGGGGAGAGAGCCACAGCCCAGCAGGGATCCAGCCTGG GGTCTTTCCCATCTATGCCAATGCCTTCTGACAGCAACTTGACCCCAGACCACTTGTATGGACACAGATCTTTGCCGAGCCACTTAACCTCAGTCATACTTCCAAGACCCTCAT ATCTCCAAGAGGCCTC
- the hnf4b gene encoding hepatic nuclear factor 4, beta isoform X4 has translation MLNLDCKATEGAASADSSAILCSICADRATGKHYGASSCDGCKGFFRRSIRKNQSYTCRFSRQCIVDKDKRNQCRSCRLRKCFRAGMRKEGERTITLTKAVQNERDRISSHRAEGQVAVGTLSINVLLQAEACVHQFLTLLSPESYDISTKKIACVGDVFDSMKQQLLLLVEWAKRIPEFCCLPIDDRVALLRAHSAEHLILGVARRSLPYNDLILLGNDFVIPVQGAEMEVSRVAFRIHKELVKPLRELDITDKEFTCLRTIVFFAPDCLGLGCPQTVRHLRFQAHVLLEEVTSGQRGRFGELLLTLPALQSVAWQMVEDLHLARLLGEASVDSLLLEMLLGERATAQQGSSLGSFPSMPMPSDSNLTPDHLYGHRSLPSHLTSVILPRPSYLQEASLLPTQTGTEEYRHGTLASQDMSPVIPAFR, from the exons ATGCTAAACCTGGACTGCA AGGCAACAGAGGGGGCAGCATCTGCTGATAGCAGTGCCATCCTGTGCTCCATATGTGCAGACCGGGCCACCGGCAAACACTATGGCGCGTCCAGCTGTGACGGCTGCAAGGGTTTCTTCAGGAGGAGTATCCGCAAAAATCAGAGCTACACTTGCAG GTTTAGCAGGCAATGCATTGTGGACAAAGACAAAAGAAACCAATGCCGCTCCTGCAGGTTGCGCAAATGTTTCAGAGCTGGGATGAGAAAGGAAGGTGAGAGAACCATAACCCTTACAAAAG CCGTGCAGAATGAACGCGACCGCATCAGTAGCCATAGAGCCGAGGGTCAGGTAGCAGTGGGCACTCTGTCCATCAATGTTCTGCTTCAGGCAGAGGCCTGTGTGCATCAG TTCCTAACCCTGCTCTCGCCAGAGAGTTATGACATCAGCACCAAGAAGATAGCCTGCGTCGGTGACGTGTTTGACTCCATGAAGCAGCAACTCCTTCTGCTGGTGGAATGGGCAAAGCGCATCCCTGAATTTTGCTGTCTGCCAATAGATGACAGG gtaGCCCTGTTACGAGCCCACTCTGCAGAACATCTTATCCTCGGAGTGGCAAGGCGCTCCTTACCTTACAATGACCTCATTCTTTTGG GAAATGACTTTGTTATTCCAGTACAAGGTGCTGAGATGGAGGTGTCCAGAGTGGCTTTCCGTATTCACAAGGAGCTGGTTAAACCTCTGAGAGAGCTCGACATCACTGACAAAGAATTTACCTGCCTCAGGACCATTGTCTTCTTCGCTCCAG ACTGCCTGGGTTTGGGGTGCCCTCAGACAGTCCGCCATCTGCGTTTCCAGGCACACGTGTTGCTGGAGGAGGTGACTAGCGGGCAGAGGGGGCGCTTTGGGGAGCTTCTGCTGACATTGCCTGCACTGCAGAGTGTAGCCTGGCAGATGGTGGAGGACCTCCACCTGGCCAGACTTCTTGGGGAGGCCAGTGTGGACAGTCTGCTGCTGGAGATGCTTCTGGGGGAGAGAGCCACAGCCCAGCAGGGATCCAGCCTGG GGTCTTTCCCATCTATGCCAATGCCTTCTGACAGCAACTTGACCCCAGACCACTTGTATGGACACAGATCTTTGCCGAGCCACTTAACCTCAGTCATACTTCCAAGACCCTCAT ATCTCCAAGAGGCCTC
- the hnf4b gene encoding hepatic nuclear factor 4, beta isoform X3 — MLNLDCSEYSAAFTQSLAMVGFDNTRELPVHVNITEATEGAASADSSAILCSICADRATGKHYGASSCDGCKGFFRRSIRKNQSYTCRFSRQCIVDKDKRNQCRSCRLRKCFRAGMRKEAVQNERDRISSHRAEGQVAVGTLSINVLLQAEACVHQFLTLLSPESYDISTKKIACVGDVFDSMKQQLLLLVEWAKRIPEFCCLPIDDRVALLRAHSAEHLILGVARRSLPYNDLILLGNDFVIPVQGAEMEVSRVAFRIHKELVKPLRELDITDKEFTCLRTIVFFAPDCLGLGCPQTVRHLRFQAHVLLEEVTSGQRGRFGELLLTLPALQSVAWQMVEDLHLARLLGEASVDSLLLEMLLGERATAQQGSSLGSFPSMPMPSDSNLTPDHLYGHRSLPSHLTSVILPRPSYLQEASLLPTQTGTEEYRHGTLASQDMSPVIPAFR; from the exons ATGCTAAACCTGGACTGCAGTGAGTATAGCGCTGCCTTCACCCAGTCCTTGGCCATGGTGGGATTTGACAACACAAGGGAATTACCTGTGCATGTAAATATAACAG AGGCAACAGAGGGGGCAGCATCTGCTGATAGCAGTGCCATCCTGTGCTCCATATGTGCAGACCGGGCCACCGGCAAACACTATGGCGCGTCCAGCTGTGACGGCTGCAAGGGTTTCTTCAGGAGGAGTATCCGCAAAAATCAGAGCTACACTTGCAG GTTTAGCAGGCAATGCATTGTGGACAAAGACAAAAGAAACCAATGCCGCTCCTGCAGGTTGCGCAAATGTTTCAGAGCTGGGATGAGAAAGGAAG CCGTGCAGAATGAACGCGACCGCATCAGTAGCCATAGAGCCGAGGGTCAGGTAGCAGTGGGCACTCTGTCCATCAATGTTCTGCTTCAGGCAGAGGCCTGTGTGCATCAG TTCCTAACCCTGCTCTCGCCAGAGAGTTATGACATCAGCACCAAGAAGATAGCCTGCGTCGGTGACGTGTTTGACTCCATGAAGCAGCAACTCCTTCTGCTGGTGGAATGGGCAAAGCGCATCCCTGAATTTTGCTGTCTGCCAATAGATGACAGG gtaGCCCTGTTACGAGCCCACTCTGCAGAACATCTTATCCTCGGAGTGGCAAGGCGCTCCTTACCTTACAATGACCTCATTCTTTTGG GAAATGACTTTGTTATTCCAGTACAAGGTGCTGAGATGGAGGTGTCCAGAGTGGCTTTCCGTATTCACAAGGAGCTGGTTAAACCTCTGAGAGAGCTCGACATCACTGACAAAGAATTTACCTGCCTCAGGACCATTGTCTTCTTCGCTCCAG ACTGCCTGGGTTTGGGGTGCCCTCAGACAGTCCGCCATCTGCGTTTCCAGGCACACGTGTTGCTGGAGGAGGTGACTAGCGGGCAGAGGGGGCGCTTTGGGGAGCTTCTGCTGACATTGCCTGCACTGCAGAGTGTAGCCTGGCAGATGGTGGAGGACCTCCACCTGGCCAGACTTCTTGGGGAGGCCAGTGTGGACAGTCTGCTGCTGGAGATGCTTCTGGGGGAGAGAGCCACAGCCCAGCAGGGATCCAGCCTGG GGTCTTTCCCATCTATGCCAATGCCTTCTGACAGCAACTTGACCCCAGACCACTTGTATGGACACAGATCTTTGCCGAGCCACTTAACCTCAGTCATACTTCCAAGACCCTCAT ATCTCCAAGAGGCCTC
- the hnf4b gene encoding hepatic nuclear factor 4, beta isoform X5, giving the protein MLNLDCKATEGAASADSSAILCSICADRATGKHYGASSCDGCKGFFRRSIRKNQSYTCRFSRQCIVDKDKRNQCRSCRLRKCFRAGMRKEAVQNERDRISSHRAEGQVAVGTLSINVLLQAEACVHQFLTLLSPESYDISTKKIACVGDVFDSMKQQLLLLVEWAKRIPEFCCLPIDDRVALLRAHSAEHLILGVARRSLPYNDLILLGNDFVIPVQGAEMEVSRVAFRIHKELVKPLRELDITDKEFTCLRTIVFFAPDCLGLGCPQTVRHLRFQAHVLLEEVTSGQRGRFGELLLTLPALQSVAWQMVEDLHLARLLGEASVDSLLLEMLLGERATAQQGSSLGSFPSMPMPSDSNLTPDHLYGHRSLPSHLTSVILPRPSYLQEASLLPTQTGTEEYRHGTLASQDMSPVIPAFR; this is encoded by the exons ATGCTAAACCTGGACTGCA AGGCAACAGAGGGGGCAGCATCTGCTGATAGCAGTGCCATCCTGTGCTCCATATGTGCAGACCGGGCCACCGGCAAACACTATGGCGCGTCCAGCTGTGACGGCTGCAAGGGTTTCTTCAGGAGGAGTATCCGCAAAAATCAGAGCTACACTTGCAG GTTTAGCAGGCAATGCATTGTGGACAAAGACAAAAGAAACCAATGCCGCTCCTGCAGGTTGCGCAAATGTTTCAGAGCTGGGATGAGAAAGGAAG CCGTGCAGAATGAACGCGACCGCATCAGTAGCCATAGAGCCGAGGGTCAGGTAGCAGTGGGCACTCTGTCCATCAATGTTCTGCTTCAGGCAGAGGCCTGTGTGCATCAG TTCCTAACCCTGCTCTCGCCAGAGAGTTATGACATCAGCACCAAGAAGATAGCCTGCGTCGGTGACGTGTTTGACTCCATGAAGCAGCAACTCCTTCTGCTGGTGGAATGGGCAAAGCGCATCCCTGAATTTTGCTGTCTGCCAATAGATGACAGG gtaGCCCTGTTACGAGCCCACTCTGCAGAACATCTTATCCTCGGAGTGGCAAGGCGCTCCTTACCTTACAATGACCTCATTCTTTTGG GAAATGACTTTGTTATTCCAGTACAAGGTGCTGAGATGGAGGTGTCCAGAGTGGCTTTCCGTATTCACAAGGAGCTGGTTAAACCTCTGAGAGAGCTCGACATCACTGACAAAGAATTTACCTGCCTCAGGACCATTGTCTTCTTCGCTCCAG ACTGCCTGGGTTTGGGGTGCCCTCAGACAGTCCGCCATCTGCGTTTCCAGGCACACGTGTTGCTGGAGGAGGTGACTAGCGGGCAGAGGGGGCGCTTTGGGGAGCTTCTGCTGACATTGCCTGCACTGCAGAGTGTAGCCTGGCAGATGGTGGAGGACCTCCACCTGGCCAGACTTCTTGGGGAGGCCAGTGTGGACAGTCTGCTGCTGGAGATGCTTCTGGGGGAGAGAGCCACAGCCCAGCAGGGATCCAGCCTGG GGTCTTTCCCATCTATGCCAATGCCTTCTGACAGCAACTTGACCCCAGACCACTTGTATGGACACAGATCTTTGCCGAGCCACTTAACCTCAGTCATACTTCCAAGACCCTCAT ATCTCCAAGAGGCCTC